The genomic segment TAATTGTATCAACTGGATGCAGTAAGGCACAAGACAGGGCACAGGAAAGGCCACCTGCCAGTGCAGATCTTAGCACACTTCCGGCAGGAATTTCAACAGGTGGTGGAACAGCAACTACAGTTGCAGCTTCAAACCAAATGCTCCTGAAAGTATAACAAAAATAGTCATGAATATAGAGGATCATTAATCATTGACTGCTGGTAGTAGTTGAACATTGacgaaattaaattattaattgaatctTAACCACTGACTGCTTGCCATATTTTCTGATTACAgctattaaaacaaatataaaagatcAAGACCCTGTATTTTTTTAGTAAGAATAGAATCATCTTACAATCATTGGAAGTTCTTTTATCAAAGTTTTGTACCAAAGAGCTTCCACTCCTATAAGTGATCAGTTGTTCCCCCCACTTCTTAAAATCATTGGAAGTTCTTTTATCAAAGTTTCATAACAAAGAGCTTCCACTCTTATAAGTTTCATAACAAAGAGCTTTCAGACAAGGCCATAATCTACAGTGAGTAATCCATGTTTCAGATTTTGAGAAGTTTTATGTTGGCTGCTGATGAAGTAACACAGTCCTCCTATTTTACAAAGTTTGGAACTGGGCGTTAGACCATAGGCCTGACAATCAACAATGAAGCCTTATCCTACTAGGTGAGGTCAGCTATACGAATAAACAATGTTATTTGACAAGGTTAAAAGCTAAagtttaagaaatatttgaccAGGTTATTCTCCATGGTTTATTTTGACCTTTGTTGCTTATAGCTCCCCTTTTTCTTAAGTCTGTTTTGAAAggtatattattttctatttttctccatatattcattttttctatCATTAGTAAATATCCTCATAAGCAAGGCTTTTTAACAGTATAGTGATGGCACTTATCCACCCTCCTCCTActccaaaaatatataaaggatTAGTGATGCACTTTATGTTTAATGCTTATCAtggataaatataaaaaaaaaaatcaactaattGATCATATTTCTCTCACCTTGGATCCTCTTGAAGACGATCAGACGGAAGCAGAAGCATGAAATTGCGGAAATGTCCATATGAAATAGATTCTTCTGTATCTGCATTCAGAAATCGCATCATAGCAACAGCATTGTCTTCATTTGCAGGGAGTCCTGCGTTCTTTAGTGATTCCAATATTTCACTCTTCTTCAGTGTCCCTGACTTGCTTAGACAAAGAGAAGTATATGCACGAAGAATTGTTGGCTCCTTCTGTTCCATTAATGATAAGAACTGCTTCAAACCAAAAGATCTGGAAAACAAGTGACTTCTTGCACGGCTCAAAAATTCTTTAGCATATCTTCGCGGCAGCTTTCGTTTTCTCATTTCTACTTCTAGATCTTCCAGAGTTACTTGGCCATCACCATCCCTATCCAACTCCTCAAAGAACCTCCTCCCTGTACGAGGATAATGAAAGTgaaaagtcaatttttttttatttccagaAAATACCACAAAGAAATCAGCATACacgataaataaataaaatacccAAGTCTCTATATAGTATAGTAACTGGTGTTGTAGCTAGCCTATCTTCTCTATCCGTTGACCAACTCCCAAAAGTTGGCAATCATATATGTTATGTAACGGTTTTTAATTGGAACCATTAACCTCCTCGAGAGAAAGAACTatgtaataaaatagaataactgaataataaattaataacaaaatagaTCTCAAGTTCTCCTTTTCTATGTCTAAGATCCTTTCTAACAATCTTAACTAAATACTTCAAGAAAAGATGTCAGAAACAGACTAGCTTAAGCATATCTTACAAAAAGGATAAAAGATCACAATTGATAGGATTCAGAGCCAATAAAGTTGTTTACTGCATTCGTTTATTGTATAGTCTTACATGTTTTCTCATTGCAATATTGATCATACAGAGATTTATTACCGCAATGCCCAAACACTAGTCCAGAAAAAATAAGTTCCTGTTTGATTGTGGTTTTaggtttttgttttataaagctattttgtaatataatgtTTAAAACCTGATAAGGGGGTAAAAACGAAATGAAACGCTGatgataaaattttgaaaacattttttaaaatgttcgcAAGGTCTTCTCTATTGACATTCACAATATTGCTTCTCATCTATGAATTAGTCTACCCTAGGCCACAACACAACCCTAGCATTCCATATTTCATTCCTATGATTCCTAAGTAATCTTCACTCCTTCACGTTTCCAAAAATCAAATCtaataaaaacaaagataatcaaAGCCCTGCATTTGAAAACCATAAGCAGATTTATTAAACTAACTTACATTACTGTTtactcaaattatattatacCCCTCAATAATATTACATCCCTGCCATACCTAGGAACAGAAAGTAAGAGCAAATTGGCAATATCTTTTACATGAATCAGAGAATTCATGTCAGTTCCTTTAACGATTAAAAATGTACCTAACCTATCCCTCCCCGTCCATGCATACCAGCATGTTCTATACTATTACTATGTACATGTATATTCTAATAAATGAAttcacaattttaaataattgattacacCATAATCCTAATTCCAATCGACTCCATGTTTTAACAATCGTTAACTGCAGTTATTTAGAAGAGTATGCTGGTATCTTATGCAAgcaaatttggaaaataataaaattcctATCCGATGTAATATGACATACCTTCAGACTCTGTGTATCTAAAAAAATCTTGCACCGAGATTAGTTTCTTCTTATCAGGATGGTCTTTAGAAGTTTTTCCCAGTTGTGGTAGCAGTTCAACCAATTCTGTCAATGAAACTGTGGAAAGTGTAGACTTTAGACGTTCCACATTTGAGAGGGGAATACTGAATATGTTGCTGGCAACCTTCTGTGGCGAATTTCCTCCGTTTTCATCCTTGTTTTCATTATTACCGCTACCATTACCATAACTATTATTACTATTGCTATTATCTCCCTCCCCGTTCGTGGAAGGGCTTTCTTCTCCAGGCACGGTTGATGGTACACCACCCACCTTTGCAAACCTCAAATTCCCCAAGAAACCATTGACATATACTTTGTGCTCCTCCAAGAAACCTGTAAGTGCATTCACATTACCAAAATGAGGAAAAGAAGGTTGGGGCAGACATGGTTTCCCAGAGTCAAGGTCATCGTGATTTTCTTGCACCCCATGATCAAGACTCTGAATAGTCTGAGATAACTGATCAAAAATAAAACCTATAACGCAATCAAGTGAAACGTGCTTCCCATCCTTCCTCTTCACACCCTTCTCCCAAAGGGCTCTACCAAACTGAACCCCCTTGGATTCATCCTGCTTCAAATCACATGATGAAACAGTGGACCTCATGCAAGAATTCGGCTTATCTTCATCACACACTTTATGACACTTCTTCTTTCCAGATTTGAAAGGAAGTGGCAGAGACTGAAGGAACCCATTAAGCAATAAAGACCAAGTCACGGCAAACTGCAAACAATTGGTGCACGAAGGCCCGTCTTCTTTACCCACTTGAGCTCTATTACCACCACCACCATTCCCTGAATTCTGTGAAAACATGCCCCAGAAAGCCTTCATAGGAACCTTCATTGACAaccccttcttcttcttcacatcACAGATCTGAAATTCACAACTTTCCCTCAGTGGGGCAATCAAACAAACACCATTGACCTTGTTCTTTGGCCCTGCCAAACAATGCTCAAGATCCTTCGCCGCCTTCCGAAAACCCACTTCCAGTGGCAACAGCGATTCCTTCACAACCTGAACGGAATTGAAAAAAGACTCAACTGGGTCGCCCCCTGACACCATTTCTAATCAACCCCTTGAAAAAGTCGCAGCCTTTTTCTACACCCTTATCAGAAAGAAAACTTGAAAGtgcaaaaaaattacaaaaagaacTAAAATCAACAGAGAAATGTCAAGCTGTTAAAACGATGACCCAATCGAGCATATAGATGGAAAAGAATCCACTCTTAAGACGGGACCAATAAAGATTGCACATTTCGGTTCAAGATTATACCCattttggtagagagaagaaagatgatgtggtgaagaaaggaaagagtgaaaaaaattgaagggAAGAATTTGGATAAGATTGAGACAAGGGACAAAGAGCATCAAGCCCTGGTTTAGGACAAAGTTTGCGCAAAAAACTGATATGGGTGGCAGAGGAAGAAGCGCATTAAGTAAGCAAGAAGCACAATGAGAATCAAAGAACAGAAACTGCaagtttattttccttttttttttgctttttttcaCAGAAAAATTAAGACCATTTAATGCAACAAAAATCAAATGCATAATTTACATGCActtcttttttataaacaagttatttactattattattattattattattattattattattatcaggAATCCATtaagaattataaatttttgaagtcttattttatgtttaataaatcttatttataaCTTCCAATAAATAGAAGAAAGTGTGTTTCCTAACATTAACACGGTATTCTTATACTATTATGGGCCGTTATGCAAAATGTGTTAGCaacattttattcttttgttatttGTGTACAACACTACATCATCACTACTCTACTCTAAGCTTTGTagttaaaacattaaaagagTATCCATATGGCCATGTATGaccaaaataaatatgtatCCCTTTCttaccaaagaaaaaaaaacatttctatATAGACTGTACTAATAACACCTGGGCTGAAATTTTCAAAggttttttattgtgttttggATAATGAATAATGAATGCCGATGAATGGATAATAGCTGACGCAAGGCCATGTAGGAGTGAGAATTGGGGACACCACTGAAGGGTTGTGACCCTTCTTGTTATTGACGATGCATTATATAAAACTTACtttatgaaatgaaatgaaatttgaaGTGAAATGGTTCAACTCATGCTTGTTTTTCATGGCAGAATGAACAGTAATTGCAGAGCCTGAACAGGTGCAAAACAACAAGGCAAAAGACACATACACATATACACACCAAGATGCTTATTTGAAAGCACAACTTGTATGGATGACTtgttcaaatatattatatttatttatttatttatttatttatttatttattattattattattaattatacacTATGTTGAGAAAAAATTTAATGGCCAAGTTCATGCCAAGTGGTTTTGTATTTGCCAATAGTCATCACACATTCGAGTTTTGATTGGACAATTGCAAATTTTGAGTCTTTATCTCTTCTGCAGTTAACCACACATTAAAACCCACTAGAGAGTTTCTTTCGATGGTTGCATATACGGTGctaaattttcaaattgtaagaattttaaatacaaataaaaaattatcttttacgagatactaataaaaatatttttcctaaaaatttattcttttgtgGCTGAAGATTGTTagcaatcattttttttttcgtggcttatgtattgaaatattatatttatttagcctaacatttttttatgtaaattgtTGATAATACCTTGAACcatttttagaaaatcaaatcATCACCAATCCTGTCAAGCTAATAATTTTAGTGGGGTTTCCTTCATACCTTTTGTTGGAGTAAAAAGATATAGGTGGaattgaatcaaatttaaatatgtacatatatatatatatatatatatatatatatatatatatatatatatatatatatatatatatatatatatatatatatatatatatatatcattactGTAACTTGACAAGAGAAATTATATCTTTTTGATAATATTTGgtttatgtttattttacttttttaggatgtgtttattttaaagaattaatttgAAAGAGTGAATAAAAGGGTTTGagaatggatttggaagtaaaatttataaaaattaatgcaaaatttgaggatataataaataaataaataattgtttaattggtaaaagttaaaaattattaaaatatccataaatataaaagtaatataaaataattattattattattattattattttattaaacaaagaaaaaaacatcaCAATGAAGTTATTTAAAAAGTGTAAGGTTAATATAGTAAAAGTGTTAAATTCCTCTAAATCCTTCCTAACATGCTGAGACGAGAGAAGATGACAATCTCTCAAATCTTTTCGtgtttttactttcaaatcagGCCATCCGAACAGGAGATATCTCTTAATTCTATCTTCTTGAATCCAAATGCACAGTAGTATTTGTTCAGCATtagtgaattttaataaaatatttttaaacgaAGATAatttttacagaaaaaaaaaagaaggaaaaactagatgaaatttgtttcaataattttttctcttctccttttccacGTCTTAATTCTCTCTTGGGTggtttttctaattaaaaatgataattttagctttactttataaaaaaaatattaaatttaaactttaattaactttttttatcgAAACAAATAAAACAGGGCAAAGACGCTTTTTTAACAGTTATTATTTAGTGTAAAAGATATTATGCAgataattaacaaaatgaaactcacaaaaagaaaaagttttactTTACTCAATCTTGAACTCTAATttaacataagaaaataaaatcagtgAAAATGCTCGATGACATGGTGATGGAGAATCCATGAAAAAGCAATTTTGTTGCAAGAATAATGTCATTAATATTCTGAAAACCATTACCTTTAAACACTCCAACAATCATAGTTACAAAGTTCATGTCACCTAAAACCTTTACCAAGATCACCGTTGGTTTAGCACTCTTAAAACCGCCATCTCCAATCCAATGGGTCGCTGTTGGTATCCTTTGACCACCACTGCCACCGCATCATTGTCACGTCCACTCTTCACATCACCTCATTTTTTCTCaccttaaatttcaattaaaaattttaaatttggttcattctttactttttcagtttaataaaaatttattataattaaaatatatatatattttttatcaattcaaaataaaaaatacatttttgaaTTCCAAACATATGATTCTCAAAAACATAACATGGAATGAAGAGTAGATACAACATGATCTTGAACCATATGGTCTTGAATTCATGAGTACTTTACAAAGGGGATAAACAATGTAGTACAGCACATGTTTAcataatgtatatttaaatatcGCCCCCAAAAGCATTAATCTTGTTACATATATAACATGGAACTACTACAGTCagttaaagtaaaagaaaaagttgtctGCATTGGTTATAAAGACAACTGTGGGGATCAAATGAATACTTGATCAGTCAAATTTTATTGCATCTCCTTCCATTGCACCAACAACATGGCTtgtgaagaaaaagttgataGAGACTACTATAAAAGATATTGGTGCCACCTTTTGTAATTTGAATAATCTTTGTTCATGTTTCTATTCTAAGTACACCAATGGCATGCATGATGCATCTCTACcttctcactctcattttctcttcagGGGTGGAACCATTAGCAACACTCTTGTTGGAAGCCACATTTCCAGGCCTGGTTGAAACAGAATACCTTCTTGCACCGGCTGGAGAAGAAGGGAAAGAGAGTCTCTTCTTTAAAGGAGCAGAAGCTACTTTTTCGGGTGTTGTATTTCTTTGTGATGCACTTCTCCCTTTGGATGATGGCTTGGCCTTTGCAACCTGGGTGGATGGTGTTGTGTGACTTGGGAAAGCAGGTGAAGAGCTTGAAGGGATCTCGTCATCATTCAGTGGTGACACTCCAATGCTATGCCTGCGATTGTTTTCATGGACTTTGTAGAACATGGATTTTGAATCACCTTCACCACCCCATGAACCACTTGGTCCCTTTGGCCTTGTTACATTGGTTAGCGAGACCCTTCGGGCTCTTTTTTGAGGGGATTTTGGATTTTGGTTTTCTGGGGTTGTTTTGACATCATTGTTCTGGTCACGGAGAGAGTACAATTTTGTGATTTCACCAACTGACATGGTGTTTCTTGCAGCACTCTTGGCAGATGCATGACCAATGTGGTAGGTAGTGTTTTGATCTTCCCATGGCCTAGTAGCCATCCATCGCTCTAGCCAGTTCCAGCCCCAGTGGGGATTGTTTGGATCCATAAATGTAGCATTTGTGGCAGATTTTGAAGAGTTCCTCCTTGTTTGCTGTTGAAGAGATTGATTAGTGCAGTATAATAAAATGGACTCCTTCGTGCATGGGCTTAGATAGTATGCATAAAAAATGTAACTGGATCAAAAACTCGTTTCTCTTGTTCCAT from the Vigna angularis cultivar LongXiaoDou No.4 chromosome 3, ASM1680809v1, whole genome shotgun sequence genome contains:
- the LOC108325938 gene encoding uncharacterized protein LOC108325938, with amino-acid sequence MVSGGDPVESFFNSVQVVKESLLPLEVGFRKAAKDLEHCLAGPKNKVNGVCLIAPLRESCEFQICDVKKKKGLSMKVPMKAFWGMFSQNSGNGGGGNRAQVGKEDGPSCTNCLQFAVTWSLLLNGFLQSLPLPFKSGKKKCHKVCDEDKPNSCMRSTVSSCDLKQDESKGVQFGRALWEKGVKRKDGKHVSLDCVIGFIFDQLSQTIQSLDHGVQENHDDLDSGKPCLPQPSFPHFGNVNALTGFLEEHKVYVNGFLGNLRFAKVGGVPSTVPGEESPSTNGEGDNSNSNNSYGNGSGNNENKDENGGNSPQKVASNIFSIPLSNVERLKSTLSTVSLTELVELLPQLGKTSKDHPDKKKLISVQDFFRYTESEGRRFFEELDRDGDGQVTLEDLEVEMRKRKLPRRYAKEFLSRARSHLFSRSFGLKQFLSLMEQKEPTILRAYTSLCLSKSGTLKKSEILESLKNAGLPANEDNAVAMMRFLNADTEESISYGHFRNFMLLLPSDRLQEDPRSIWFEAATVVAVPPPVEIPAGSVLRSALAGGLSCALSCALLHPVDTIKTRVQASTMSFPEIISKLPEIGRRGLYRGSIPAILGQFSSHGLRTGIFEASKLVLINVAPTLPELQVQSIASFCSTFLGTAVRIPCEVLKQRLQAGLFDNVGQAFVATWEQDGLRGFFRGTGATLCREVPFYVAGMGLYAESKKVVERLLERELGPLETIAVGALSGGLAAVVTTPFDVMKTRMMTAQGRSVSMSLIAFSILKHEGPLGLFKGAVPRFFWIAPLGAMNFAGYELAKKAMNKNEEGKAGNSD